The following proteins come from a genomic window of Sardina pilchardus chromosome 1, fSarPil1.1, whole genome shotgun sequence:
- the LOC134083501 gene encoding CMRF35-like molecule 8 has translation METPFFFFVCLLAGVLPAESVISETGYVGRSAVIRCSYEKQYERKSKYLCRGTCPRIFGSKDIPISTEAGQTKAINDRFSLHDDTTAGVFTVTITELTAKDSGKYWCAIARPLGKLDVYTEVNLNVKKGPPPTQISTHAPSTEPQTVSSSPSSSPPASNTSQSGLIRMTTTSAEPQEDPEDSVVMVILCVLMLLVMMCGLVSALYYRQRRRKQTAACGPSSLHSDHVREPNGYNMSDELGSIPASRASVSRRDNLAGASQRPSMISLCSTVRPVTQGSDQPIYCNSHEDNVIYSNDILPEETTSPTMHYSFVFVPQLGNTVNTHTLVRNREGDFLYSEVRLPKM, from the exons ATGGAGACACCTTTTTTCTTCTTCGTCTGTCTGCTTGCTG gtgttctTCCTGCGGAGTCTGTGATCAGTGAAACTGGATACGTAGGCAGATCAGCAGTGATCAGATGTTCCTATGAAAAACAATATGAAAGGAAATCCAAGTACCTCTGCAGAGGAACGTGTCCGCGCATCTTTGGAAGTAAAGACATTCCAATCAGCACTGAAGCAGGTCAGACCAAAGCAATCAATGACAGATTCTCTCTGCATGATGATACCACTGCTGGAGTCTTCACTGTGACCATCACTGAACTAACTGCAAAGGATTCTGGGAAGTACTGGTGTGCCATTGCAAGACCACTTGGAAAACTTGATGTGTACACTGAAGTGAACTTAAATGTTAAAAAAG GTCCCCCTCCCACCCAGATCTCAACACATGCACCCTCCACTGAACCCCAAACTGTCTCATCATCACCTTCATCTTCACCTCCAGCATCCAACACCTCCCAGTCTGGGCTTATCAGGATGACAACCACAAGTG CTGAGCCTCAGGAGGACCCAGAAGACTCTGTCGTCATGGTGATCCTGTGTGTTCTGATGTTGCTGGTCATGATGTGTGGGTTAGTTTCAGCCCTCTActacagacagaggaggaggaagcagacagcag CGTGCGGCCCATCCAGCCTTCACAGTGATCACGTTAGGGAG CCCAATGGTTACAATATGTCTGATGAGCTGGGCAGCATTCCAGCATCCAGGGCATCGGTGAGTCGTCGTGATAACCTTGCAGGTGCATCTCAACGACCCTCAATGATCTCACTGTGCTCCACAGTCAGGCCGGTCACACAAGGCTCAGACCAGCCCATCTACTGCAATTCCCATGAAGACAACGTCATCTACTCCAATGACATTTTGCCTGAAGAAACAACATCCCCCACAATGCACTATTCATTTGTATTTGTACCACagttgggaaacactgttaaCACTCACACGCTGGTGCGGAATAGGGAAGGTGATTTTCTCTACTCAGAAGTACGACTCCCCAAAATGTGA
- the LOC134083559 gene encoding CMRF35-like molecule 5: MQTYILLICCLLTGVHPVIRVTGYVGKSAVIRCPYDRGYEGYSKYLCRGECPSYGHRDIPVWTREGQTKAVNGRFSLHDDNTAKVFTVNITGLTAEDSRKYWCGVERSFIKGDLYNEVYLKVIKDMSPVVTPATDAYQTTQMTKISVPTSIYEAATIPKTDVYQTTQMTKSPEPISNIGLYIPVGLGFVLLITGLICLYVKYRHCKTPHPDPPSCKTRRTYKTVADGHTVSEHDGVYANVESTRKQQGSIYQNIQLGSKGVHHTQDT, encoded by the exons ATGCAGACATATATACTCCTCATCTGCTGCTTACTCACTG gtgttcatCCTGTGATCAGGGTGACTGGATATGTAGGTAAATCAGCAGTGATCAGATGCCCCTATGATAGAGGATATGAGGGATACTCCAAGTACCTCTGCAGAGGAGAGTGTCCTAGCTACGGACACAGAGACATCCCTGTATGGACAAGAGAAGGCCAGACCAAAGCAGTCAATGGACGATTCTCTCTGCATGACGACAACACTGCTAAAGTCTTCACTGTAAATATCACTGGATTGACAGCAGAGGATTCTAGGAAATACTGGTGTGGTGTTGAAAGAAGTTTTATAAAAGGTGACCTGTACAATGAGGTTTACTTAAAAGTTATAAAAG ATATGTCACCTGTAGTGACCCCTGCAACAGATGCCTATCAGACAACTCAAATGACCAAGATTTCAGTTCCAACCAGCA tatATGAGGCAGCAACTATCCCCAAAACAGATGTCTATCAGACAACCCAAATGACCAAGAGTCCTGAGCCCATCAGCA ATATTGGTCTGTACATTCCTGTAGGACTGGGTTTTGTCTTACTAATCACAGGGCTCATCTGCCTTTATGTGAAGTACAGACATTGTAAAACACCTCATCCAG ATCCACCATCATGCAAAACAAGGAGGACATATAAAACAGTG GCTGATGGTCATACTGTAAGTGAACATGATGGAGTCTACGCTAATGTAGAATCCACCAGGAAACAGCAAGGCAGCATATATCAGAACATCCAACTTGGATCAAAGGGTGTGCACCATACTCAGGATACAtaa